In Alkalihalobacillus sp. FSL W8-0930, a single window of DNA contains:
- a CDS encoding NUDIX hydrolase translates to MSVPKHIVSAAAIVLNDQNELLLVKNPHRGWEMPGGQVEEGESIEYAAIRETEEESGIIIEITGFCGIYQNVEGCICNTLFLGKPIGGECRPSNESDEVAFFPLEQALTMVKWKNFKERIEKSLNRAEHPFFVTF, encoded by the coding sequence ATGAGTGTACCGAAACACATTGTCTCAGCTGCAGCCATTGTCTTAAATGATCAAAATGAGTTACTACTCGTTAAGAATCCACATAGGGGATGGGAGATGCCAGGTGGTCAAGTGGAGGAAGGCGAATCCATTGAATACGCAGCCATTCGAGAAACGGAAGAAGAGAGTGGAATTATCATTGAAATTACTGGATTCTGTGGCATTTATCAAAATGTTGAAGGGTGTATCTGTAATACACTATTTTTAGGAAAGCCTATAGGAGGAGAGTGCCGACCATCAAATGAAAGCGATGAAGTCGCATTTTTCCCTTTAGAGCAGGCACTAACGATGGTTAAGTGGAAAAACTTCAAAGAACGAATTGAAAAAAGTTTAAATCGAGCAGAGCACCCTTTCTTTGTTACATTTTGA